A single window of Legionellales bacterium DNA harbors:
- a CDS encoding integrase domain-containing protein: MSKSKQKSINFSIYEFMKGHKGKMSHATYADRTNRLVATCRDLHKLGYEPTHIGRIKPKHVEVLVKYWQSNGASVGTIKNRMSDLRFVCREFNRANVVKDNDEYQIGKRSYVPSKNKALHAPNFEKVDDDYIRCSIELQRAFGLRREECLKIIPSQADEGTLLRLQASWTKGGITRAIPITNSEQRYWLDKAKELVGNRCSMIPEGKSYIQQRQLYDRVVSSTGHNNLHGLRHAYAQKRYREITGWPSPIDGGKTRTQLSKQQREIDLHARKIVSFELGHSRIAIAKNYLG, encoded by the coding sequence ATGAGTAAATCCAAGCAAAAATCTATTAATTTTTCGATTTATGAATTCATGAAAGGCCATAAAGGCAAAATGTCTCATGCAACTTACGCCGATCGTACCAACAGATTAGTGGCAACGTGCAGAGATCTCCACAAGCTAGGCTACGAGCCAACCCATATTGGAAGAATCAAACCCAAACATGTAGAGGTACTAGTAAAATACTGGCAAAGTAATGGAGCTTCTGTTGGCACAATAAAAAACAGGATGTCAGATCTGCGTTTTGTGTGTCGAGAATTTAATCGAGCAAACGTTGTAAAAGACAACGACGAATACCAAATAGGAAAGCGATCATATGTCCCAAGCAAAAATAAAGCCCTTCACGCCCCTAATTTTGAAAAGGTAGATGATGACTACATCCGGTGCTCTATCGAGCTACAGAGGGCATTTGGGCTTCGTAGAGAGGAATGTTTAAAGATTATTCCAAGCCAAGCAGATGAAGGCACGTTGCTTCGCCTTCAGGCGAGCTGGACTAAAGGAGGAATAACTCGCGCGATACCTATCACGAACAGCGAACAGAGATACTGGCTCGATAAAGCTAAGGAACTGGTTGGAAATCGCTGTTCTATGATCCCAGAAGGAAAAAGTTATATTCAGCAAAGACAACTTTATGACCGAGTTGTCTCATCCACGGGGCATAATAATTTGCATGGTTTACGTCATGCTTATGCTCAAAAGAGATACCGAGAGATCACTGGATGGCCCTCCCCAATTGATGGCGGCAAGACCAGAACCCAATTATCAAAACAGCAGAGAGAAATTGATTTACACGCAAGAAAAATCGTTTCATTTGAACTTGGTCATTCTCGAATTGCTATAGCAAAAAATTATTTAGGATAA